A single window of Rubripirellula lacrimiformis DNA harbors:
- a CDS encoding molybdopterin molybdotransferase MoeA, with product MAAKFAFDRPDDALHALAGRLATTQVQPAIEVGSAVGRVLAQPIVADRDSPAADVSAMDGYAIRIHQLQTSRPISISAQAAPGQPPPAMVEDAVVRIFTGAMIPPGAEAVIKREDTQESGHQIRLSDSAMTTRVGQHIRRAGENASAGDRVIPAGVSIHAGHVAAAINFSCFDVDVFAPVKVSVVTTGDEVGMFVNESPKPWQLQNSNSQAIGSLLRRPWIDTVSSTHCVDDKETLIQTLTDRLAASDAVILTGGVSMGDYDYVPDVVRHVGGKVVFHGLPIRPGKPILGAATPDGKLILGLPGNPVSATIGCRRMALPLLAKISGLNQWLPPAPFIHLEDCGYKTLPLHWMKLIRLTTSGTAEIVPSQGSGDLVSMSHSDGFVEVPPTVADQSPNPSGPWPFYPW from the coding sequence ATGGCCGCTAAGTTTGCTTTTGACCGCCCCGACGACGCCCTGCACGCCTTGGCCGGCCGACTTGCCACCACCCAGGTCCAGCCCGCCATCGAAGTCGGATCCGCGGTCGGGCGAGTGCTGGCCCAGCCGATCGTGGCCGACCGAGACAGCCCGGCCGCCGACGTTTCCGCCATGGACGGCTATGCGATCCGCATCCACCAACTGCAAACCAGTCGGCCCATCTCCATTTCGGCTCAAGCGGCCCCCGGCCAACCACCACCGGCGATGGTCGAAGACGCCGTTGTTCGGATTTTTACCGGTGCGATGATCCCGCCGGGCGCCGAAGCGGTGATCAAACGCGAGGACACCCAGGAAAGCGGCCACCAAATTCGGCTCAGCGATTCGGCGATGACCACTCGCGTGGGCCAGCACATCCGACGTGCGGGCGAGAACGCGTCGGCTGGCGACCGAGTCATCCCCGCCGGCGTTTCGATCCATGCGGGTCACGTCGCCGCCGCCATCAATTTCTCTTGCTTTGACGTGGACGTATTTGCCCCGGTGAAAGTCAGTGTCGTGACGACGGGTGACGAAGTCGGCATGTTCGTCAACGAATCCCCCAAACCATGGCAACTGCAAAACAGCAACAGCCAAGCGATCGGCAGCCTGCTGCGTCGCCCCTGGATCGACACGGTATCGTCGACCCACTGCGTCGACGACAAAGAAACACTGATCCAGACCTTGACGGATCGATTGGCGGCGTCGGACGCCGTCATTTTGACCGGTGGAGTATCCATGGGGGACTACGATTATGTCCCGGACGTCGTCCGACACGTCGGCGGCAAAGTTGTCTTCCACGGACTGCCGATCCGGCCGGGCAAACCGATCCTGGGCGCCGCGACCCCGGATGGGAAGCTGATCCTAGGACTGCCCGGCAACCCAGTCAGCGCGACGATCGGCTGTCGTCGCATGGCTCTACCGCTCCTGGCAAAGATCAGCGGGCTGAATCAATGGCTACCACCGGCGCCTTTCATCCACCTGGAGGACTGTGGCTACAAAACGCTGCCACTTCACTGGATGAAACTGATCCGGCTAACGACTTCCGGGACCGCTGAAATCGTCCCCAGCCAGGGATCCGGCGACCTGGTGTCGATGTCTCACAGCGACGGCTTCGTGGAAGTCCCCCCCACCGTCGCCGACCAATCCCCCAACCCCAGCGGCCCCTGGCCATTCTACCCCTGGTAG
- a CDS encoding molybdenum cofactor guanylyltransferase — protein MPQPQPDPPPERRLLGIVLCGGQSTRMGRDKSDLPHPSGGTYLEQAIDRLGPLCDGVAISGPHASDSQTPAEPPRDAGITRIPDPARAPDDVGGGPAVGIAASLGYALEHGFVACLFTPVDTPNLGATDLAKIKAAWTNHRQSVIAMSDRMEPLIAIYAASQRNTIAELAESEDRSLYRFLQSKRIPFTCVTLDRQKCHNINTPDEFESHGR, from the coding sequence ATGCCCCAGCCGCAACCCGATCCCCCCCCTGAACGACGACTGCTTGGCATCGTGCTGTGCGGTGGCCAATCGACTCGCATGGGACGCGACAAATCCGACCTGCCGCACCCCAGCGGCGGCACCTACCTGGAACAAGCGATCGATCGCCTCGGCCCGCTGTGCGATGGCGTGGCGATCAGCGGTCCGCATGCATCCGATTCGCAAACCCCAGCGGAGCCGCCACGCGATGCCGGAATCACGCGGATCCCGGATCCAGCACGAGCCCCGGATGACGTGGGTGGCGGCCCGGCGGTTGGAATCGCCGCCTCGCTCGGGTACGCACTGGAACACGGCTTCGTTGCCTGCCTATTCACACCGGTCGACACGCCCAATTTAGGTGCCACGGATCTGGCTAAGATCAAAGCCGCCTGGACAAATCACCGGCAATCCGTGATCGCGATGTCCGATCGAATGGAACCGCTGATCGCGATCTATGCGGCATCCCAACGAAACACGATCGCGGAGCTTGCCGAAAGCGAAGACCGCAGCCTATACAGGTTCTTGCAATCCAAGCGGATCCCCTTCACCTGTGTCACACTGGATCGCCAGAAGTGCCACAACATCAACACCCCCGACGAATTCGAAAGCCATGGCCGCTAA
- a CDS encoding carboxymuconolactone decarboxylase family protein, with product MIPKRYQQMHQQHPELMQAYEAFGKAAKEAGPLSPREVALVKLAISLGSGLEGAAHSHCRKALEAGCTPDDLRHVALVSAPTIGFPTMMRARSWVEDVIAKASPADPA from the coding sequence ATGATTCCGAAACGTTACCAACAGATGCATCAACAACATCCTGAATTGATGCAAGCCTACGAAGCCTTTGGCAAGGCGGCAAAAGAGGCGGGTCCGCTTTCGCCGCGCGAGGTCGCCTTGGTCAAGCTGGCCATATCGTTGGGGTCCGGGCTCGAAGGCGCCGCCCACTCGCACTGCCGCAAAGCACTCGAAGCCGGCTGCACCCCGGACGACCTGCGTCATGTGGCCCTGGTTTCGGCGCCGACGATTGGATTCCCCACCATGATGCGTGCCCGATCCTGGGTCGAAGACGTGATCGCGAAAGCATCGCCCGCCGACCCTGCATGA
- the cobA gene encoding uroporphyrinogen-III C-methyltransferase produces the protein MNTGSNIGKVYLIGAGPGDAGLITLRGAELLARCDVVLYDGLSNTELLAHAASAEHISVGKHGQTRIWRQPEIIDEMLRHAQAGRVVARLKGGDPAVFARTAEEVDALKAAQIPFEIVPGITAALAAGSFAGIPVTHRGLASAVALVTGHEEPGKAQSALDWDALARFPGTLVVYMGVTTAEAWTTALIAAGKPADTPVALVRRCSLPDQQSIHCRLDEVADRLTPASKFRPPVIVIIGPVTELAESMDWVSHRPLFGKTVMVTRPAAQSAEMASQLRELGAEVLIQPAIEIAAPDDWSQVDDAIDRLQEFQTIIFCSHNAVRFFIDRMIHRGGDVRRFAGAQIAVTGSKTAQSLMDYHVRADTIPSDFRAESVVESLLHADNAAIAGQSVLIVRADRGRDVLMDQLTAAGADVAEIAAYQNRDVDQPIDGMADRIQHGDVDWITVTSSASASNLHRMFGESLHHSRIASLSPITSATIRAMGFSVHAEADPYTTESLIDAIVQATSSPDRAEA, from the coding sequence ATGAATACTGGATCCAACATCGGAAAAGTCTATTTAATCGGCGCAGGCCCTGGTGATGCGGGGCTGATCACTCTCCGGGGGGCAGAGCTCCTAGCCCGCTGCGATGTCGTGCTCTACGACGGCCTCAGCAATACCGAATTGCTGGCCCACGCGGCTTCGGCAGAGCACATAAGTGTGGGAAAACACGGGCAAACTCGCATTTGGCGACAACCCGAGATCATCGACGAAATGCTGCGTCATGCGCAGGCCGGACGCGTCGTCGCTCGGCTCAAAGGGGGCGATCCGGCAGTTTTCGCCCGCACGGCCGAGGAAGTTGACGCGTTGAAGGCCGCTCAGATTCCTTTCGAAATTGTTCCCGGAATTACCGCCGCTTTGGCCGCCGGTTCCTTCGCCGGGATCCCGGTGACGCACCGCGGGCTGGCTTCGGCGGTCGCTTTGGTGACCGGACACGAGGAACCGGGCAAGGCCCAATCGGCTCTGGACTGGGACGCGCTGGCCAGATTCCCGGGCACTTTGGTCGTCTACATGGGCGTCACCACGGCCGAGGCCTGGACCACGGCACTGATCGCCGCCGGGAAGCCAGCCGACACGCCGGTCGCCCTGGTTCGCCGCTGCAGCCTGCCCGATCAACAATCGATCCACTGCCGATTGGACGAAGTCGCCGACCGACTGACTCCCGCTAGCAAGTTCCGCCCGCCAGTGATCGTGATCATCGGCCCGGTGACTGAATTGGCCGAATCCATGGACTGGGTCAGCCACCGGCCCCTGTTCGGAAAGACGGTGATGGTCACCCGACCGGCCGCCCAATCAGCCGAAATGGCATCGCAGCTTCGTGAACTGGGCGCCGAAGTCCTGATCCAACCAGCCATCGAAATCGCCGCCCCCGATGATTGGTCCCAGGTCGATGACGCGATCGATCGTCTCCAAGAGTTTCAAACGATCATCTTCTGCAGCCATAATGCGGTTCGTTTTTTCATCGATCGGATGATCCACCGCGGTGGCGACGTCCGTCGGTTTGCCGGAGCCCAGATCGCCGTGACCGGATCCAAAACCGCCCAATCATTGATGGATTATCACGTTCGCGCCGACACGATCCCAAGCGACTTTCGTGCCGAATCGGTGGTGGAATCGCTGCTGCACGCAGACAACGCCGCCATCGCCGGACAATCGGTTCTGATCGTTCGCGCCGATCGCGGACGCGATGTACTGATGGACCAACTGACCGCCGCCGGGGCGGACGTTGCCGAGATCGCGGCCTACCAGAATCGCGACGTCGATCAGCCGATCGACGGCATGGCGGATCGCATCCAACACGGCGACGTTGACTGGATCACCGTCACCAGCAGCGCCTCGGCCAGCAACCTGCACCGCATGTTCGGCGAATCGCTGCACCACAGTCGAATCGCCAGCCTGTCGCCAATCACGTCAGCGACGATTCGGGCCATGGGATTTTCGGTTCACGCCGAAGCCGATCCCTACACGACCGAGTCGCTGATCGATGCGATCGTCCAAGCCACCTCATCCCCTGATCGAGCCGAAGCATGA
- the rpsT gene encoding 30S ribosomal protein S20 — protein sequence MPNTASAKKRLRQNEKLRLHNRAQRSKLRGQLRRVRDAVKAGDFAAAQTEMRLAQKRIDQAAAKNLLHDNTAARTKSRLNKMVKSIAS from the coding sequence ATGCCAAATACTGCGAGCGCGAAAAAACGACTTCGCCAAAACGAAAAACTGCGTCTTCACAACCGCGCCCAACGCAGCAAGCTGCGTGGCCAGCTTCGTCGCGTTCGCGACGCTGTGAAGGCTGGTGATTTCGCCGCCGCCCAAACCGAAATGCGTTTGGCCCAAAAGCGAATTGACCAGGCTGCCGCCAAGAACCTGTTGCACGACAACACGGCTGCACGCACCAAGAGCCGTCTGAACAAGATGGTCAAGTCGATCGCTAGCTAG
- a CDS encoding LL-diaminopimelate aminotransferase yields MSTATKPESSDSDPYFQSLFADRIGGSNYGKGTEIYKFEKIKRAKRKALADHPDRHLLDFGIGENDSMADQAVRDVMATEINKPENRGYADNGVIEYKQAAANFMKRNFGVELDPATQVNHCIGSKPAYAMLPAVFINPGDITMMTVPGYPVAGTHTRYYGGEVFKLPLLAENNFLPDLDAVPDDIYRRTKLMVLNYPNSPTGKTATPEFYEKVVALAKEKQFVVVQDAAHILLSFDGKPLSFLQTPGAMDVGVEVHSMSKGYDMIGWRMGFVCGHPRIVSAFSDVKDNSDSGQFIATQKAAAAALDNDSIPEQIREKYLRRMKKLVTVLKECGFQCEVPGGTYFLYAKSPTGTTGGEKFAAAEDATRHLIEQFGIVTVPWDDAGSFLRFSVTYVAATEADEDALMTETKKRLGDAGLVF; encoded by the coding sequence ATGTCTACCGCCACTAAGCCTGAATCCAGCGATTCCGACCCGTACTTCCAGTCCTTATTCGCTGATCGCATCGGCGGATCCAACTACGGCAAGGGCACGGAGATCTACAAGTTCGAAAAGATCAAACGAGCCAAGCGGAAAGCTCTGGCCGACCACCCCGATCGCCACCTGCTGGACTTCGGAATCGGCGAAAACGATTCGATGGCTGACCAAGCGGTCCGCGATGTCATGGCGACAGAGATCAACAAGCCCGAAAATCGCGGCTACGCCGACAACGGTGTGATCGAGTACAAGCAGGCCGCCGCGAATTTCATGAAGCGAAATTTCGGCGTCGAATTGGACCCGGCAACCCAAGTCAATCACTGCATCGGCAGCAAGCCAGCCTACGCGATGCTGCCCGCCGTGTTCATCAATCCCGGCGACATCACGATGATGACCGTGCCCGGATACCCGGTCGCCGGCACCCACACCCGCTACTACGGCGGCGAAGTATTCAAACTGCCGCTGTTGGCCGAAAACAACTTCCTGCCCGACCTGGATGCCGTGCCGGACGACATCTATCGCCGCACCAAACTGATGGTCCTGAACTACCCGAATTCGCCGACCGGAAAGACAGCGACGCCCGAGTTCTACGAAAAGGTCGTCGCCCTGGCCAAAGAAAAGCAATTCGTCGTGGTCCAGGACGCCGCCCACATCCTGCTGTCGTTCGACGGCAAACCGCTTAGCTTCCTGCAAACCCCGGGCGCGATGGACGTCGGAGTCGAAGTCCACTCGATGAGCAAGGGCTACGACATGATCGGATGGCGAATGGGATTCGTCTGCGGCCACCCGCGAATCGTGTCCGCGTTCTCGGACGTCAAAGACAACAGCGACAGTGGCCAGTTCATCGCCACGCAAAAAGCAGCCGCGGCAGCGTTGGACAACGACTCGATCCCCGAACAGATTCGCGAAAAGTATCTTCGCCGCATGAAGAAACTGGTCACGGTCCTGAAAGAATGCGGGTTCCAGTGCGAAGTCCCCGGTGGCACCTACTTCCTGTACGCCAAGTCGCCCACGGGCACCACGGGCGGCGAGAAATTTGCTGCGGCCGAGGACGCCACGCGTCACCTGATCGAACAGTTCGGAATCGTCACGGTGCCTTGGGATGACGCCGGATCATTCTTGCGTTTCAGCGTCACGTACGTCGCTGCAACCGAAGCCGACGAAGACGCGTTGATGACCGAAACGAAAAAACGCCTCGGCGACGCCGGCCTGGTCTTCTAA
- a CDS encoding sensor histidine kinase codes for MPDHSTTDDRDPMRARYEELAELAGSLAHEIKNPLSVIHMNIDLLSEDIAEIDSPISRRCLNRVDIVREQCERMEGLLRDFLRYTRLTDIDLVSGSLNDQVEMVLRAYQAQADIDQIDIEKYLDADLPAIKLHSDSLQAALMNLVKNALEAMDSGGQLWARTYTTRGGVALDLIDTGSGVDDNTVMHMFEPFYSTKDGGSGLGLPTARKIIEAHGGRISVQSEVGRGTKFTLEFPVPKRLG; via the coding sequence ATGCCAGATCATTCGACGACTGACGATCGTGATCCGATGCGGGCCCGGTACGAGGAATTGGCCGAATTGGCGGGTTCGCTGGCGCACGAAATCAAGAATCCGCTGTCGGTGATTCACATGAACATCGACCTGCTTAGCGAGGATATCGCCGAGATCGATTCGCCGATCAGCCGCCGGTGTCTGAATCGAGTGGACATCGTTCGCGAGCAGTGCGAGCGGATGGAGGGGTTGCTGCGGGACTTTCTGCGGTACACCCGTCTGACCGACATCGACCTGGTTTCCGGCAGTCTGAACGATCAAGTCGAAATGGTGCTGAGGGCTTATCAGGCGCAAGCCGATATCGATCAGATCGACATCGAAAAGTACTTGGACGCCGATCTGCCAGCGATCAAATTGCACAGCGATTCGCTGCAGGCGGCGCTGATGAACTTGGTCAAAAACGCACTCGAAGCCATGGACAGCGGCGGCCAGTTGTGGGCTCGTACCTACACCACTCGCGGCGGCGTGGCGTTGGATTTGATCGATACCGGCAGCGGCGTCGATGACAACACCGTGATGCACATGTTCGAACCGTTCTACAGCACCAAGGACGGTGGCAGCGGTCTAGGGCTGCCGACCGCTCGCAAGATCATCGAGGCTCACGGAGGTCGCATCAGCGTCCAGAGTGAAGTCGGCCGCGGCACGAAGTTCACCCTGGAATTTCCCGTCCCCAAACGTTTGGGATGA
- a CDS encoding alpha-amylase/4-alpha-glucanotransferase domain-containing protein, which yields MTASAHLCLVLHNHQPIGNFDGVFEQAYQDSYLPFLEVFAPYEKLQISLHTSGPLMMWLAERHPEYLDRVRLLVEAGRIEIVGGPQYEPIMTMLPPTDRIGQIRAYGNWLNRNLGMTPAGMWTPERVWESSMTSDVADAGIRYTVLDDYHFRAAGLTDEQLTGHYVTEDNGRMLSIFPGSERLRYTIPFRPAHESIDYCREVAERSPGAVLTFGDDGEKFGTWPDTKAHVYDQGWLRSFFDALSDNSDWLHTVTLGEAIRRTPPVGKVYLPDCSYREMTEWALPVEAQEMFDDVSHSMSDHARWNDLRSFVRGGYWRNFKTKYEETNEMYARMMHVSRRLREAEADGVDRGELAEIRDHLYRGQCNCPYWHGAFGGIYLPHLRNAIYTHLIEADTRLDRATGVQSNTVQATAEDFNFDGQQEIRLSNNRLCAWIAPGRGGRMYELDVRDISHNLLATLQRRPESYHRKVLAGPSNGDGDCASIHDRVIFKQEGLDQRLQYDTYARKSLMDHFYDNDATLESVSRGESVERGDFVERPFETKLRRGADRVQVQMRRDGNAWGLPITLTKAVTMVAGSDRISIAYLLENLPLDRPLHFGIEMNFAGLPSGADDRYFSDIDGNQLGQLGQSLDLQKSHGISLSDRWLGIDVSLEIDRPSGIWTFPIETVSQSEAGFELVHQSVCVQPHWIITPDVEGRWAVQIEMTTACEQATEVVGEEQAIQL from the coding sequence ATGACTGCTAGCGCTCACCTTTGTCTGGTCCTGCACAACCACCAGCCAATTGGCAACTTTGACGGCGTGTTCGAACAAGCGTACCAGGACAGCTATCTGCCGTTCTTGGAAGTCTTTGCGCCGTACGAGAAGCTACAAATCTCGCTGCATACGTCGGGTCCGCTGATGATGTGGCTGGCCGAACGCCATCCGGAGTACCTGGACCGCGTCCGTTTGCTGGTCGAAGCCGGTCGCATCGAAATCGTCGGCGGACCCCAGTACGAACCGATCATGACGATGCTGCCGCCGACTGACCGCATCGGCCAGATCCGCGCCTACGGCAACTGGCTAAACCGCAACCTGGGCATGACGCCGGCGGGCATGTGGACACCGGAACGTGTCTGGGAATCATCGATGACCAGCGATGTGGCCGACGCCGGCATCCGCTATACCGTCCTGGACGACTACCACTTTCGCGCCGCCGGATTGACCGACGAACAATTGACCGGGCACTATGTGACCGAAGACAACGGACGGATGCTGAGCATCTTTCCGGGTTCCGAACGACTGCGTTACACCATTCCGTTTCGGCCCGCCCACGAATCGATCGACTATTGCCGGGAAGTGGCCGAGCGATCTCCCGGCGCAGTACTGACCTTTGGCGACGATGGCGAGAAGTTCGGAACCTGGCCCGACACGAAGGCACATGTCTACGACCAGGGTTGGCTACGATCGTTCTTTGACGCACTGAGCGACAATTCCGACTGGCTGCACACCGTCACGTTGGGCGAAGCGATCCGCCGGACGCCACCGGTCGGCAAAGTCTACCTGCCCGATTGCAGCTATCGCGAGATGACCGAATGGGCGTTGCCGGTCGAGGCCCAGGAGATGTTCGATGACGTTTCCCACTCGATGTCCGACCACGCCCGCTGGAACGATCTGCGATCCTTTGTCCGAGGCGGCTATTGGCGTAACTTCAAAACGAAGTACGAAGAAACCAACGAGATGTACGCGCGGATGATGCATGTCAGCCGTCGACTTCGCGAAGCCGAGGCTGATGGGGTCGATCGCGGCGAACTGGCAGAAATCCGCGACCACCTGTATCGCGGCCAGTGCAATTGCCCCTACTGGCACGGTGCGTTTGGCGGGATCTACCTGCCCCACCTTCGCAACGCGATCTACACGCACCTGATCGAAGCCGACACACGGCTGGATCGTGCAACCGGCGTCCAATCCAATACGGTGCAAGCGACCGCCGAAGATTTCAACTTTGACGGACAGCAAGAGATCCGGCTCAGCAACAACCGACTGTGCGCTTGGATCGCGCCCGGACGTGGCGGACGCATGTACGAATTGGATGTCCGCGACATCAGCCACAACCTGCTGGCGACGCTGCAGCGGCGTCCCGAAAGCTACCATCGCAAAGTCCTGGCCGGCCCTAGCAATGGCGACGGCGATTGTGCCAGCATTCACGACCGAGTCATCTTCAAACAAGAAGGCTTGGACCAACGATTGCAGTACGACACGTACGCTCGCAAGAGCCTGATGGACCACTTCTACGATAACGACGCAACGTTGGAATCCGTCTCGCGAGGCGAATCGGTCGAACGCGGCGATTTTGTCGAGCGACCCTTTGAAACGAAACTGCGCCGCGGTGCCGACCGGGTGCAGGTCCAAATGCGTCGCGACGGGAACGCGTGGGGTTTGCCAATCACGTTGACCAAAGCGGTCACGATGGTCGCCGGCAGTGACCGAATTTCGATCGCTTACCTGCTGGAAAACCTGCCGCTAGACCGACCGCTGCATTTCGGCATCGAAATGAACTTTGCCGGGCTACCGTCGGGTGCCGACGACCGATATTTCAGCGATATCGACGGCAACCAACTAGGACAGCTTGGTCAATCGCTGGACCTACAGAAAAGCCACGGCATCAGCCTTTCGGATCGCTGGCTGGGCATCGACGTATCGCTAGAAATCGATCGTCCCAGCGGAATTTGGACGTTCCCGATCGAAACGGTCAGCCAGAGCGAGGCCGGATTCGAACTGGTTCACCAAAGCGTCTGCGTCCAACCGCACTGGATCATCACTCCGGACGTCGAAGGTCGCTGGGCCGTCCAGATCGAAATGACGACCGCGTGCGAACAGGCGACCGAAGTCGTTGGCGAAGAACAGGCGATCCAGCTGTAG
- a CDS encoding transposase, translating to MKTPSNAQQRGQARTNRPERTQVEMQFFSLDQLVASDHRIRLVWQYCESLDLSPLYTRIQSRQGKAGRNSIDPRILFALWFYATLEGISSARRVAELTTRDFHYMWICGKVSVNYHTLSDFRSENSELLEKLLADSIAALLNQKLITLETIGQDGMRVRASSGSGSFRSAPTLQRLQAAAEDYLNELSERTEEEAAKISKAKQAAQQRAAKERIERIKAAQENLEELERRRKEKRSRKSKSTPRASMTDPEAVRMKMADGGFRPAYNVQFASDGETRIVVGVSVDNQGSDQGQMLPMYQSVCSTFGVMPGKYLVDGGFTKATDIDSMDASGTAVYGVLKGVQKQIEEGKDPHLPKPGDSAAMKRFRERMGTAGAQKIYKQRPSVAEFPNAECRNRGLHQYRVRGSKKALSQTLWHVLVNNYNRFKCLGFLPNLIGDPCVVAAKS from the coding sequence ATGAAAACTCCAAGCAATGCTCAGCAGCGTGGTCAGGCCCGCACCAACCGCCCAGAACGCACCCAAGTCGAGATGCAGTTTTTTTCGCTCGATCAACTCGTTGCCAGCGACCATCGCATCCGATTGGTGTGGCAGTACTGCGAATCACTCGACCTGAGCCCTCTCTACACTCGCATTCAATCCAGACAGGGCAAAGCGGGACGCAACTCGATTGATCCGCGGATTCTCTTCGCCTTATGGTTTTACGCGACGCTAGAGGGAATCAGCAGCGCTCGCCGGGTCGCTGAATTGACCACCCGTGATTTTCACTACATGTGGATCTGTGGCAAAGTCTCGGTCAACTATCACACGCTCAGTGACTTCCGAAGCGAGAACAGCGAACTGCTTGAGAAACTGCTGGCCGACTCGATTGCCGCCTTGTTGAACCAGAAGCTAATCACGCTCGAAACTATCGGACAAGATGGAATGCGAGTGCGAGCGTCGTCTGGCAGTGGCTCATTTCGATCGGCACCGACACTCCAAAGGTTGCAAGCAGCGGCCGAAGACTACTTGAACGAACTCAGTGAGCGTACCGAGGAAGAAGCAGCCAAAATATCCAAGGCAAAACAGGCCGCCCAACAGCGCGCTGCCAAGGAACGAATCGAGCGAATCAAGGCGGCCCAAGAAAACTTGGAAGAGCTAGAGCGGCGTCGCAAGGAGAAGAGGTCACGCAAAAGCAAATCCACTCCACGAGCGTCGATGACCGACCCCGAAGCGGTGCGCATGAAGATGGCCGACGGTGGTTTTCGGCCGGCCTACAACGTTCAATTCGCCAGCGATGGCGAGACACGAATCGTCGTCGGCGTGAGCGTCGATAACCAGGGCAGCGATCAGGGGCAAATGCTTCCGATGTATCAATCGGTCTGCAGCACTTTCGGCGTTATGCCCGGGAAATACCTGGTCGATGGCGGCTTTACCAAGGCGACCGATATCGACTCGATGGACGCCTCGGGCACAGCCGTTTACGGGGTATTGAAGGGCGTTCAAAAGCAAATTGAAGAAGGCAAAGATCCTCATCTCCCCAAGCCAGGAGACAGCGCTGCGATGAAACGCTTTCGAGAACGGATGGGCACAGCGGGGGCTCAAAAGATCTATAAGCAACGCCCTTCGGTGGCCGAATTCCCCAACGCCGAATGTCGCAACCGCGGGCTCCACCAGTACCGGGTTCGTGGGTCGAAAAAGGCTTTGAGTCAGACCCTTTGGCATGTGCTAGTGAATAACTACAACCGATTCAAATGCCTAGGATTTTTACCCAACCTGATAGGGGACCCATGCGTTGTAGCAGCGAAAAGTTAA
- a CDS encoding galactose-1-phosphate uridylyltransferase has product MDIIKQSDLVKPSANAKRQAAASETRLDPFSGQWSIFAPQRTERPDEFVEHRPTIKTDVACPFCRGNESETPPAVWSKHIPETARLFSADDGPADYEDWSVRVVPNKFPAVDSIDETSTAPSTRPSALFQSNAVTGGHEVIVESPRHFHSLTELDIAEIDLIFQAYRDRIRHYRNVAGVQYVSVFKNVGRTAGASLSHSHSQLIATDRIPQPVASVVENMGRHRANTGCCLRCDVVRAERKAKERVVACDETVIATCPFASQLPMLVRVTTLKHQACFEDLGDRELESVSRMVYRVITWLEQLRPGTAYNYCLHTKPPGIVDPSDSFHWYIDIFPRMSQVAGFEWGSGCMINPILPEEAAASLRKCSASRNPRRF; this is encoded by the coding sequence GTGGACATCATCAAACAGTCTGACCTCGTCAAACCTTCTGCGAACGCGAAGCGTCAGGCGGCCGCGTCGGAAACCAGACTGGATCCATTTTCTGGCCAATGGTCGATCTTCGCTCCCCAGCGAACCGAGCGCCCCGACGAATTTGTCGAACATCGCCCGACGATCAAGACCGATGTCGCCTGCCCGTTCTGTCGCGGGAATGAATCAGAGACACCGCCGGCGGTCTGGAGCAAACATATCCCGGAAACAGCACGCCTGTTTTCGGCGGATGACGGCCCCGCTGACTACGAAGATTGGTCCGTCCGCGTGGTCCCCAATAAGTTCCCGGCCGTTGACAGTATCGACGAAACATCCACCGCGCCGTCCACCCGCCCGTCGGCCCTGTTTCAATCCAACGCCGTCACCGGCGGCCACGAGGTGATCGTCGAATCACCACGACACTTCCACTCACTGACCGAGCTGGACATCGCCGAGATCGACTTGATCTTTCAAGCCTATCGCGATCGCATCCGGCACTACCGCAATGTTGCGGGTGTTCAGTATGTCAGCGTCTTCAAAAACGTCGGCCGTACCGCGGGCGCTTCGCTGAGCCATTCGCACAGCCAGCTGATCGCGACCGACCGCATCCCACAGCCGGTTGCCTCGGTCGTCGAAAACATGGGCCGACATCGCGCCAACACGGGATGCTGTCTACGATGTGACGTCGTTCGAGCCGAACGGAAGGCCAAAGAACGCGTGGTGGCCTGCGACGAAACAGTGATCGCAACCTGCCCCTTCGCCAGCCAACTGCCCATGTTGGTTCGCGTCACCACGCTGAAACACCAGGCATGCTTCGAAGACTTGGGCGATCGCGAACTCGAATCGGTTTCGCGAATGGTGTACCGCGTGATCACATGGCTTGAACAACTGCGTCCCGGCACCGCCTACAACTATTGCCTGCACACCAAACCGCCGGGAATCGTCGATCCGTCGGATTCATTCCATTGGTACATCGACATCTTTCCACGGATGAGCCAGGTTGCAGGTTTCGAATGGGGCAGCGGTTGCATGATCAACCCAATCTTGCCCGAAGAAGCAGCCGCATCGCTACGCAAATGCTCGGCATCGCGAAACCCACGCCGCTTCTAA